A window of the Branchiibius hedensis genome harbors these coding sequences:
- a CDS encoding helix-turn-helix domain-containing protein: MAIDELAAGDAGTSSDTGALEEFDAQLTGMRIREVRERKGLSLREVARRMDISASALSQIERGLLRPSVNRLFAIANALDVTVLEVFGESEATGSDSVNMSTAQSYSLRRSLEMETVTLEGGVSYRRLSPGRTHGVDFFESTYPPHSTAGDMHELNTHTGFEVGTVVSGELTIDFPKERVLLRAGDSISYSCALPHRLSNQSDEPAVATWLVVTQS; the protein is encoded by the coding sequence GTGGCGATAGACGAGCTGGCTGCTGGCGATGCAGGCACATCCAGCGATACGGGGGCACTGGAGGAGTTCGATGCGCAGTTGACCGGAATGCGGATCCGCGAGGTGCGGGAGCGCAAGGGCCTGTCGTTGCGTGAGGTCGCTCGCCGGATGGACATTTCCGCCAGCGCGTTGTCCCAGATCGAACGCGGCCTCCTACGACCGTCGGTCAACCGGCTGTTCGCCATCGCCAACGCGTTGGATGTGACGGTCCTCGAGGTGTTCGGCGAAAGCGAGGCAACAGGTTCCGACTCGGTGAATATGTCTACTGCCCAGTCGTATTCGCTGCGTCGTAGTCTGGAAATGGAGACCGTCACGTTGGAGGGCGGCGTCAGTTACCGTCGCCTGTCCCCAGGGCGGACGCACGGCGTTGACTTCTTCGAATCAACCTATCCGCCGCACAGCACCGCGGGCGACATGCACGAACTCAACACCCACACCGGTTTCGAGGTGGGCACCGTCGTCAGCGGTGAACTCACCATCGACTTCCCCAAGGAGCGCGTCCTGCTCCGGGCAGGCGACTCCATCTCCTACAGCTGCGCGCTGCCCCACCGGTTGTCCAACCAGTCCGATGAACCGGCTGTCGCGACCTGGTTGGTCGTCACCCAGTCCTAG